In Ostrea edulis chromosome 10, xbOstEdul1.1, whole genome shotgun sequence, one genomic interval encodes:
- the LOC130050808 gene encoding uncharacterized protein LOC130050808 translates to MDTLGLSTQLKVRQCSQCQRDTEFYCNTCKRDLCLQCKKKHVTENNTKYHNVVFYITRHTERSFTTQCKLRRCSQCQGDTEFYCNTCKRDLCLQCKDKHVNDLDTIYHDVVIYREKFKYVPLRETCVRHPNRKYKMFCDQCNYSVCKRCTDHRTHALVDLRTAYQTKRQQHREIIDNIRSETLYNCRVLLAGIQTDIKTCPPQICHRQSQMSTKAQRLKDLIDTVVYDVKTRYKGLLIDRIQQQKRKMNRQLVHLQNYEDRYEQSANRVVQFLLFIKTSRVPQIKNSPSQLLSVITEIQMTTRKRQVGIDECVKVTSTPVLHTSVCVTGVSRVLHISCVISDRVWVSNYNNIILTDTTGDVIHRVTNITLGITGKHTVNNSGELIYIDSVRNINKLSTDNQTVTTLLQRPSLCYPVCVYCSPSTGDLMVGVRITDTKTGKVTRYNSSGQHILTIEHDNAGHTLYNGPRYITENKNGDIIVSDWINVNRGGAVVVTERGGRHRFSYTGPPSGSSLAPLGICTDALSNILVCDNKTHTVQMIDKDGHFLSLLLTRQHGINYPYSLNYDDKTHLLWVGSLYSNTVSVYRYLQRRYSLTDYPNSEEEDTREESDSDDHNARGKSNTDDAGARGEFDSDDEDARGEADPKSVWQRCILL, encoded by the exons ATGGACACACTAGGACTCAGCACTCAGCTAAAAGTACGACAATGTTCTCAATGTCAGAGGGACACTGAATTTTATTGTAACACATGTAAACGTGATCTGTGTTTACAGTGTAAAAAGAAACATGTTACAGAAAATAACACCAAATATCACAATGTAGTGTTCTATATAACTCGTCATACCGAGAGGAGTTTTACCACACAGTGTAAACTACGACGGTGTTCTCAATGTCAGGGGGACACTGAGTTCTACTGTAACACATGTAAACGTGATCTGTGTTTACAGTGTAAAGATAAACATGTCAATGATCTAGATACCATATACCATGATGTTGTGATTTACCGTGAGAAGTTTAAATATGTCCCTTTACGAGAGACCTGTGTAAGACATCcaaacagaaaatacaaaatgttctGTGATCAGTGTAACTATTCCGTGTGTAAGCGCTGTACAGACCACAGAACACACGCGCTGGTGGATCTTAGAACAGCCTATCAAACAAAGCGACAACAACACCGAGAAATCATTGACAACATCAGAAGTGAGACTCTCTATAACTGTCGTGTTCTCCTGGCAGGAATCCAAACTGATATCAAAACTTGTCCCCCACAAATCTGTCACCGTCAATCACAGATGTCAACAAAAGCCCAGAGACTGAAGGATCTGATTGACACCGTGGTATATGATGTTAAAACAAGATACAAAGGTTTATTGATTGATAGAATACAACAACAGAAGAGAAAAATGAACAGACAACTTGTTCACCTACAGAACTATGAAGACAGATATGAACAATCAGCAAACAGAGTGGTACAATTCCTCTTGTTTATAAAGACCAGTCGTGTCCCCCAGATAAAGAACAGTCCTAGTCAGTTATTGAGTGTCATCACAGAAATCCAAATGACAACAAGAAAACGACAAGTAGGAATAGACGAGTGTGTGAAAGTGACATCCACACCTGTATTACACACGTCTGTCTGTGTGACAGGTGTTAGTCGTGTGTTACACATATCTTGTGTGATTTCAGACCGGGTCTGGGTCTCTAATTATAACAATATCATCTTGACAGACACAACAGGAGACGTTATACACCGTGTGACAAATATAACACTAGGGATAACAGGAAAACACACAGTGAACAATTCTGGTGAACTGATTTATATAGACAGTGTACGTAACATCAACAAACTGTCTACAGACAATCAGACAGTCACCACACTGTTACAGAGACCATCACTATGCTATCCAGTGTGTGTGTACTGCTCCCCGTCCACTGGAGATCTGATGGTTGGGGTGCGTATCACTGATACAAAGACAGGCAAGGTAACCCGGTACAACAGTAGTGGTCAACACATCCTGACCATAGAACACGACAACGCAGGTCACACGCTGTATAATGGTCCTCGTTATATCACAGAGAACAAGAACGGTGATATAATTGTGTCTGACTGGATTAATGTTAACCGTGGTGGTGCTGTAGTTGTGACAGAGCGCGGGGGCAGACATCGATTCTCATACACAGGACCTCCATCAGGATCATCACTTGCACCACTAGGAATCTGTACAGACGCGCTGTCAAACATCCTTGTGTGTGATAATAAAACCCACACAGTACAGATGATTGACAAGGACGGTCACTTCCTGTCTCTGTTACTGACACGACAACACGGGATAAACTATCCATACAGCCtgaactatgatgataaaactCACCTTCTCTGGGTTGGATCGTTGTACAGCAACACAGTGTCTGTATATAGATATCTACAGAGgaggtactctctgactg ACTATCCAAACAGTGAGGAAGAGGACACCAGAGAAGAATCTGACTCGGATGACCACAACGCCAGGGGAAAATCTAACACCGATGATGCAGGCGCCAGGGGAGAATTTGACTCTGATGACGAGGATGCCAGGGGAGAAGCTGACCCTAAATCAGTTTGGCAGCGGTGTATTTTGCTGTAG